The following are encoded together in the Nocardia sp. XZ_19_385 genome:
- a CDS encoding family 1 glycosylhydrolase yields MRIRLQRLALVGLVTAATLLPTATTTAVPVAPAAATDAGLGANFWWGVAASGFQSEGAAPDSNWLRYIGANPEWDRYADSVDFRSRYAHDIQLAAGLGSKVFRIGIEWARVQPTPDKWDENAFVFYDQVVKAIVDAGMHPMLTLDHWVYPGWVQDQGGWGNPGMVEQWLASARMVVDRFAKRNPVWVTINEPVAYITHEARQNDTDPEQMLNRVADAHNAIYDYIHRVQPDAMVTSNVGYVAGAEAEVNGPLMQRIAAKLDFIGIDYYFGHTPPGSVAADRPRGMWELPISPEGIYFALQHYSRLYPGKSLWIVENGMPTEDGKPRADGYTRSNHLSDTVYWLQRAKADGMKVVGYNYWSITDNYEWSSYTPRFGLYTVDVRTDPGLERRPTDAVDTYRRIIATGGVPTGYVPVRAPSDCALVDPPASCDSPVKVP; encoded by the coding sequence GTGCGCATCCGGCTGCAACGCCTGGCCCTGGTGGGGCTCGTCACCGCCGCCACGCTGCTTCCCACTGCCACGACCACCGCGGTACCGGTCGCACCGGCCGCGGCCACCGACGCCGGGCTCGGCGCGAACTTCTGGTGGGGTGTGGCCGCGTCCGGGTTCCAATCCGAGGGCGCCGCACCCGACTCGAACTGGCTGCGCTATATCGGGGCAAATCCGGAGTGGGACCGCTATGCGGACTCCGTGGACTTCCGATCCCGCTACGCCCACGACATCCAGCTCGCCGCCGGACTGGGCTCGAAGGTGTTCCGCATCGGCATCGAATGGGCCCGGGTGCAGCCCACCCCGGACAAGTGGGACGAGAACGCATTCGTCTTCTACGACCAGGTGGTCAAGGCGATCGTCGACGCCGGCATGCACCCCATGCTGACCCTCGACCACTGGGTGTACCCCGGCTGGGTGCAGGACCAAGGGGGCTGGGGCAACCCCGGCATGGTCGAGCAGTGGCTGGCCAGCGCCCGTATGGTGGTCGATCGTTTCGCCAAGCGAAATCCGGTGTGGGTCACCATCAACGAGCCGGTCGCCTACATCACGCACGAGGCACGGCAGAACGACACCGACCCCGAACAGATGCTCAACCGGGTCGCCGACGCGCACAACGCCATCTACGACTACATCCATCGCGTGCAGCCCGACGCGATGGTCACCAGCAATGTCGGTTATGTCGCCGGCGCCGAGGCCGAGGTCAACGGTCCGCTCATGCAGCGCATCGCCGCCAAACTCGACTTCATCGGCATCGACTACTACTTCGGACACACACCACCCGGCTCCGTGGCCGCCGATCGCCCCCGCGGCATGTGGGAACTACCGATCAGCCCCGAGGGCATCTACTTCGCGCTGCAACACTATTCGCGCCTGTACCCGGGCAAGTCGCTGTGGATCGTGGAGAACGGCATGCCCACCGAGGACGGCAAACCCCGCGCCGACGGATACACCCGCTCCAACCATTTGAGCGACACCGTCTACTGGCTGCAACGCGCGAAAGCCGACGGCATGAAGGTCGTCGGCTACAACTACTGGTCGATCACCGACAACTATGAATGGAGCTCCTACACACCCCGTTTCGGGCTCTATACCGTCGATGTCCGCACCGACCCCGGCCTCGAGCGCCGCCCCACCGACGCGGTCGACACCTACCGCCGGATCATCGCCACCGGCGGGGTCCCCACCGGCTACGTCCCGGTGCGCGCACCCTCCGACTGCGCGCTGGTCGACCCGCCCGCCAGCTGCGACTCCCCCGTCAAGGTGCCGTAA